In Leishmania major strain Friedlin complete genome, chromosome 34, the following proteins share a genomic window:
- a CDS encoding putative malate dehydrogenase has protein sequence MKPSTLSRFKVTVLGASGAIGQPLALALVQNKRVSELALYDIVQPRGVAVDLSHFPRKVKVTGYPTKWIHKALDGADLVLMSAGMPRRPGMTHDDLFNTNALTVNELSAAVARYAPKSVLAIISNPLNSMVPVAAETLQRAGVYDPRKLFGIISLNMMRARKMLGDFTGQDPEMLDVPVIGGHSGQTIVPLFSHSGVELRQEQVEYLTHRVRVGGDEVVKAKEGRGSSSLSMAFAAAEWADGVLRAMDGEKTLLQCSFVESPLFADKCRFFGSTVEVCKEGIERVLPLPPLNEYEEEQLDRCLPDLEKNIRKGLAFVAENAATSTPSTASP, from the coding sequence ATGAAACCATCGACCTTAAGTCGCTTCAAAGTCACCGTCTTGGGCGCCAGCGGGGCCATCGGCCAGCCGCTCGCTCTGGCGCTCGTACAGAACAAGCGAGTCAGTGAGCTGGCACTCTACGACATTGTGCAgccgcgcggcgtcgccgtcgaccTCTCCCATTTTCCACGCAAGGTCAAGGTAACGGGGTACCCGACAAAGTGGATTCACAAGGCTCTAGATGGAGCAGATCTCGTTCTGATGTCGGCTGGCATGCCCCGCCGACCCGGCATGACCCACGATGACCTCTTCAACACAAATGCTCTGACTGTGAACGAGCtgagcgcggcggtggcgaggtACGCCCCTAAATCCGTTTTAGCCATTATTAGCAATCCACTGAATAGCATGGTGCCTGTCGCCgcagagacgctgcagcgggcTGGAGTGTATGACCCTCGCAAGCTCTTTGGTATCATCTCGCTGAACATGATGCGGGCACGCAAGATGCTGGGCGATTTTACTGGTCAGGACCCGGAGATGCTGGACGTGCCCGTCATTGGCGGGCACAGCGGGCAAACCATAGTTCCTCTTTTCTCGCACTCTGGAGTGGAGTTGAGGCAAGAGCAGGTGGAGTACCTGACGCATCGCGTACGCGTGGGTggcgacgaggtggtgaaggcgaaggagggcCGTGGGTCTTCGTCGCTGTCGATGGCGTTTGCGGCTGCCGAGTGGGCGGACGGGGTGCTGCGTGCGATGGACGGCGAGAAGACTTTATTGCAGTGCTCTTTTGTCGAAAGCCCGCTGTTTGCTGACAAGTGCCGCTTCTTCGGTAGCACCGTGGAGGTATGCAAGGAGGGAATCGAGCGGgtgctgccactgcctcCGCTGAACGAGTATgaagaggagcagctggacCGCTGCCTCCCGGACCTGGAGAAGAACATCCGCAAAGGATTGGCATTCGTGGCGGAAAACGCGGCCACCTCGACACCCTCGACCGCCTCGCCTTAG